GACGCCGTGGAAGCTAACCCTACTAACTTCCCCCGTTCCCCTTTTTGACTGACATCGGCTTCCATGTCTTTTACGGTAAGTGAGCTTGCAGAGCGGCCTAAACTAAGAAATACAAGCGAAGCGAGTATAATTAGCCCAGCCACAAAACCTTCGGTGACAAGCGCGGCAGCTAACATGGTACATATGGCCGATACCTGTACAACCATACCCAATCGCCAAACGTGGTGTCTAGCGCTTTTCCTGCGTAAATACATACCAATTAGGGCTTGGGGTAATAGTGCGCCAGATTCGCGAATTGGCACCAACCACATCACCATCCAGCCAGGAGCCCCTAAAGAGATTAATAGTGCGGGTAATGTAGTTTTTGCAGACGCCAGTAAATCGGCCAATTTATTAAAAGCTAGGCCTACAATTAGACGACGTTTATTTCCCAGCATGTCCTTTCCTAAGGTAATTTCACGAAATCACAAATGCGACTACTCAGCAAGCGTACCAAAATCAATTTTAGCATTACTTAAAGAACTTTATACTAAAAACCCTTGATACTTGATCATGCTGCGTTTATGGGCACTATATCGTACTAACACACTGAACAATCTTAACAATTAGGCCAATTTAGAACTAAAAGCTTATCGAGACACCCATTATAAACTGACTGACCCACTAATTTGTTCAAGTACGATCGCGAGGGTTCCATCAGAGTTTTACATTATATTTTAAACACTATCATGGGTGTCTCGTTAACGCTTTTAAGACGACCAAAGCATGGGTGTCTCGTTAACGCTTTTAAGACGACCAAAGCATGGGTGTCTTCATAACGATGTATTGTTTCTAAACGTGGGTGTCTCGATAACGCCATCTCTATAACGCCAATAACATCAGCTAGCAGCACTAGAAAATCCATTTGGATTTCTAGTGCTGAAAACGAAAAAAGCCGAGTTCGCTTTGGAAAATATCCATATAAGCGAACTCGGCTTAGTCTGTAGTGAAAACCATTTGGCGCTTTTGCGCTAAGGTAAAAGCTAGACTAAATTACTACCCTTTATTTTCTACAACCGTTTTCAAATTTTCTAATCCCATTTCGAAATCTGGGCCAATCATGCCATCCATCATAAATACGAAGTAGCGGCTGATAATATTGTTGCCTACGTCGCCGGAGTCAACCCACGTCACTTTGGTAGCCTCACCTGCGGGCGATATTACCAATGAACCCGTCGAACCCATTTCCCATTCAGGAAAAGCCAATGAGTAAACCACCTTTTTATTGTGTTCTAAATCGGTAATTTTCATCTCCCCATAGCCTTCCGTCACGCTTGTCCAAGATGACATCATTCCAATAGCTCTATCAGGTCCAGAGTAATCGATTTCCATACTAGGGTCCCGTTGAAACCAAACGCCCCAGTTTTGCCATGCCCGTAAATCGACAACATCGGGATAAAT
The nucleotide sequence above comes from Alteromonas naphthalenivorans. Encoded proteins:
- a CDS encoding SRPBCC family protein, whose translation is MAVLKKIVLGVGLLIALVVVVGLFLPKQYTVERSILINAQPEEIYPDVVDLRAWQNWGVWFQRDPSMEIDYSGPDRAIGMMSSWTSVTEGYGEMKITDLEHNKKVVYSLAFPEWEMGSTGSLVISPAGEATKVTWVDSGDVGNNIISRYFVFMMDGMIGPDFEMGLENLKTVVENKG